The Denitrificimonas caeni genome has a segment encoding these proteins:
- a CDS encoding TraR/DksA family transcriptional regulator gives MAELAPRARLEALLAEYSTRAAAIERDLSREHAQSFSEQATERQNDMVLQGLLADARTSVKEVQHAIERLEAGTYGECTACGESINQARLEALPAAQLCINCAD, from the coding sequence ATGGCAGAATTAGCACCACGTGCGCGCTTGGAAGCGCTACTCGCAGAGTACAGCACACGCGCTGCAGCAATTGAGCGCGACTTATCTCGCGAGCATGCACAAAGTTTTTCTGAGCAAGCCACCGAGCGGCAAAACGATATGGTACTGCAAGGTTTGCTGGCCGATGCGCGCACCAGTGTAAAAGAAGTACAGCACGCCATAGAGCGCTTAGAGGCCGGTACTTACGGTGAGTGTACAGCCTGTGGTGAGTCAATTAATCAGGCCCGCCTTGAGGCTTTACCCGCTGCGCAGCTATGCATTAATTGCGCAGATTAA
- a CDS encoding Lon protease family protein — translation MPDSNITAQRLLPEQLTRTFNGHFNFTSTAELEPLSGVLGQERALEALQFGIAMQRPGYNVFIMGESGTGRFSYARRYLTEQAKLRSTPSDWLYVNHFTEMREPHALQLPPGEGSRFCADISTLLDNLLATFPAVFETPAWQQKKSAIDRAFNRRYDQALDVVEKIALEKNIALYRDSVNIAFTPMFEGKALDETEFAQRPETEREQFHADIAVLEEHLNKELSSLPLWKRESSNQLRELNEETIAQALEPLLAPLTQKYAEHPCVVAYLAAMQVNLLKTVVEQLVDEEHSDAIARKLLEEQYSPNLVVGHEPDEGAPVVFESHPTYDNLFGRIEYSTDQGVLYTSYRQLRSGALHRANGGYLILEAEKLLSEPFVWEALKRALHSRQLKMESPLVELGRVAAATLIPQVIPLQVKVVVIGSRELYYALQELDPDFQEMFRLLVDFDEDIVLTEETLPQFAQLLRARTSEEGMAPLTAAAVQQLARYSARLAEHKERISASLADLFQVVSEADFMRSSAGAELTDAEHIEQAIAARIARTGRVSARIMDDMLSGVILIDTEGAAVGKCNGLTVLAVGDSVFGVPARISASVYPGGSGIVDIEREVSLGQSIHSKGMMIVTGYLGSRYAQEFPLAISASIALEQSYGYVDGDSASLGEVCALISALSRTPLKQSFAITGSINQFGEVQAVGGVNEKIEGFFHLCQARGLSGEQGVIIPKSNVINLLLNEAVVSAVSAGKFHIYTVGHVDQALSLLSGAEAGCLDAEDKFPEGSINAQVVERLRSIAELNLPSDDAKIETHE, via the coding sequence ATGCCCGATTCAAATATAACTGCTCAGCGCTTATTACCAGAACAACTGACTCGCACCTTTAATGGCCACTTTAATTTTACCAGTACGGCAGAGTTGGAGCCGTTAAGCGGAGTGCTTGGACAAGAGCGGGCTCTTGAAGCCTTACAGTTTGGCATCGCTATGCAACGCCCTGGTTATAATGTGTTCATTATGGGTGAGTCGGGAACGGGGCGCTTTTCTTACGCGCGTCGTTACCTCACCGAGCAAGCTAAGCTGCGTTCAACTCCATCAGATTGGCTGTATGTAAATCACTTTACTGAGATGCGTGAGCCCCATGCTTTGCAGCTGCCACCGGGCGAGGGCAGTCGTTTTTGTGCAGATATCAGCACCTTGCTGGATAACTTGCTGGCAACTTTCCCTGCAGTATTTGAAACCCCTGCTTGGCAGCAAAAGAAAAGCGCCATTGATCGTGCGTTTAATCGCCGCTATGACCAAGCCCTGGATGTGGTTGAAAAGATAGCGCTGGAAAAAAATATTGCCTTGTACCGCGACAGCGTCAACATCGCTTTTACCCCGATGTTTGAAGGCAAGGCCTTGGATGAGACCGAGTTTGCCCAGCGCCCAGAGACTGAGCGTGAGCAATTTCATGCTGATATTGCCGTACTTGAAGAACACCTCAACAAAGAACTGTCCAGCTTACCTTTGTGGAAACGCGAGTCGAGCAATCAACTGCGTGAGCTGAACGAAGAAACTATTGCACAAGCACTAGAGCCATTATTGGCACCTTTAACGCAGAAGTACGCCGAGCATCCCTGTGTGGTTGCCTATTTAGCTGCCATGCAGGTCAACTTACTGAAAACCGTGGTTGAGCAGTTGGTTGATGAAGAACACAGTGATGCCATTGCGCGCAAGTTATTGGAAGAACAGTACAGTCCCAATTTAGTGGTTGGGCATGAGCCTGATGAAGGCGCACCAGTGGTGTTTGAATCGCACCCCACTTACGATAATTTATTTGGCCGTATTGAATACAGCACTGATCAGGGCGTGTTGTATACCAGTTATCGACAGCTGCGCTCTGGGGCCTTGCATCGTGCCAATGGCGGCTATTTGATTTTAGAGGCAGAGAAACTGCTGTCTGAGCCTTTCGTTTGGGAAGCGCTGAAGCGAGCTTTGCATTCACGCCAATTAAAAATGGAATCGCCCTTAGTGGAACTGGGCCGCGTAGCCGCTGCCACCTTGATTCCGCAAGTGATTCCCTTGCAGGTTAAGGTGGTGGTGATTGGTTCGCGTGAGCTGTATTACGCGCTACAGGAGCTTGATCCAGACTTTCAAGAAATGTTTCGTTTGTTGGTCGACTTCGATGAGGACATTGTTCTGACCGAGGAGACTTTGCCGCAATTCGCACAACTCTTACGTGCGCGTACCAGCGAAGAAGGTATGGCGCCCTTAACTGCCGCGGCGGTACAACAGCTGGCCCGTTACAGCGCCCGCTTAGCCGAACATAAAGAGCGTATTTCAGCCAGCCTAGCGGATTTATTTCAAGTGGTGAGCGAGGCCGATTTTATGCGCAGCAGTGCTGGCGCTGAGCTGACTGACGCTGAGCATATTGAACAGGCCATTGCCGCGCGAATTGCCCGTACAGGACGTGTCTCAGCACGGATTATGGATGACATGTTGTCGGGGGTGATCCTAATTGATACCGAGGGCGCGGCAGTCGGTAAATGCAACGGCCTGACTGTCTTGGCCGTGGGCGACTCTGTATTTGGGGTGCCAGCACGCATCTCAGCTTCAGTGTATCCCGGCGGCAGCGGCATCGTAGATATTGAGCGGGAAGTGAGCTTAGGACAGTCCATTCACTCTAAAGGCATGATGATTGTCACCGGTTACCTGGGCAGCCGTTATGCGCAGGAGTTTCCTTTAGCCATCTCTGCCAGTATTGCGCTTGAGCAGTCATACGGTTATGTGGATGGTGATAGCGCCTCATTGGGCGAAGTCTGCGCACTGATTTCAGCTTTATCCCGCACCCCCTTAAAGCAGTCATTTGCTATTACCGGCTCGATTAACCAGTTTGGTGAAGTGCAAGCTGTGGGTGGCGTGAATGAGAAGATTGAAGGCTTTTTCCACCTGTGCCAGGCCCGTGGCTTAAGCGGCGAGCAAGGGGTAATTATCCCCAAATCCAATGTGATTAATTTATTGCTTAATGAAGCTGTAGTCAGTGCAGTTAGCGCGGGCAAGTTTCATATCTATACCGTCGGCCATGTGGATCAGGCGCTGAGCTTGCTCAGTGGTGCTGAGGCGGGTTGTCTAGATGCTGAAGACAAGTTCCCCGAAGGCTCGATTAATGCGCAAGTCGTCGAGCGCTTACGCAGTATTGCTGAGCTTAACTTACCCAGTGATGATGCCAAGATAGAAACTCACGAGTAG
- a CDS encoding aspartate ammonia-lyase has protein sequence MTATAFRSEHDLLGSLPVPKDAYYGIQTLRAMHNFNLSGVPLSHYPNFVSALAMVKQAAADANHQLGYLSDNKHAAISSACTQLIEGKHHDQFIVDMIQGGAGTSTNMNANEVIANLALETMGKEKGEYSFLHPNNDVNMAQSTNDAYPTAIRVGLLLGHNDLLLSLERLIDAFSAKGDEFSHVLKMGRTQLQDAVPMTLGQEFKAFAVNLAQDLTRLKSLANDLFASVNLGGTAIGTGINADPRYQGIAVERLAAICGYPIQAAPNLIEATSDMGSFVLFSGMLKRTAVKLSKICNDLRLLSSGPRTGINEINLPARQPGSSIMPGKVNPVIPEAVSQVAYEVIGNDLSLTLAAEAGQLQLNVMEPLIAWKMFDSIRLLRRAMDMLREHCVVDISANEERCRSLMENSIGLITALNPYIGYDNATRIAKLALESGRGVLELVREEQLLDDDLLADILRPEHMIAPRLVPLKE, from the coding sequence ATGACGGCAACAGCGTTTCGTTCTGAACATGATTTATTAGGCTCTTTGCCAGTCCCCAAAGATGCGTATTACGGCATTCAGACGCTGCGGGCCATGCATAACTTTAACCTCAGCGGTGTGCCGTTATCGCATTACCCTAATTTTGTTAGCGCGCTGGCGATGGTTAAGCAGGCCGCAGCAGATGCCAACCATCAGCTGGGTTATTTAAGTGATAACAAGCATGCAGCGATCTCCAGTGCTTGCACGCAGTTGATTGAGGGCAAGCATCATGATCAGTTTATTGTCGATATGATTCAAGGTGGTGCCGGCACTTCAACCAACATGAATGCCAACGAAGTGATTGCCAACTTAGCTTTAGAGACCATGGGCAAAGAGAAGGGTGAATACAGTTTTTTACACCCCAATAATGATGTGAACATGGCGCAGTCCACTAATGATGCGTATCCAACGGCAATTCGTGTGGGTTTATTATTAGGGCATAACGATTTGCTGTTGAGTTTGGAACGTTTGATTGATGCGTTTTCGGCGAAGGGCGATGAGTTTTCCCATGTGTTGAAAATGGGCCGCACCCAGCTACAAGACGCAGTGCCAATGACGCTTGGTCAAGAGTTTAAAGCTTTTGCCGTTAACCTGGCGCAAGACTTAACCCGTTTAAAAAGCCTTGCTAATGATTTGTTTGCTTCAGTGAACCTGGGCGGCACCGCTATTGGAACTGGGATTAATGCTGACCCTCGTTATCAAGGAATTGCCGTTGAGCGCTTAGCTGCTATTTGTGGCTATCCAATTCAGGCCGCTCCTAACTTGATTGAAGCCACTTCCGATATGGGCTCTTTTGTGCTGTTTTCTGGGATGCTTAAGCGCACTGCGGTCAAACTATCAAAGATCTGTAATGACCTGCGCTTGTTGTCCAGTGGTCCTCGTACCGGCATTAATGAAATTAACCTGCCAGCCCGCCAACCTGGCAGCTCAATTATGCCGGGTAAGGTGAATCCAGTGATTCCAGAGGCCGTCAGCCAAGTGGCTTACGAGGTGATTGGTAATGACTTGTCACTGACTCTCGCTGCTGAGGCCGGACAGTTGCAGCTCAATGTGATGGAGCCTTTGATTGCTTGGAAAATGTTTGACTCCATACGCTTGTTGCGCCGCGCGATGGATATGTTGCGTGAGCATTGCGTCGTGGATATTAGCGCCAACGAAGAGCGTTGTCGGAGCCTGATGGAGAACTCCATTGGTTTAATTACCGCGCTCAATCCTTACATTGGTTATGACAATGCGACCCGAATTGCCAAGCTTGCCTTGGAAAGTGGGCGAGGGGTGCTGGAGTTGGTGCGTGAGGAGCAGCTACTGGATGATGACTTACTGGCTGATATTTTACGCCCTGAGCATATGATTGCTCCGCGTTTAGTACCGCTAAAAGAGTAG
- a CDS encoding heme biosynthesis HemY N-terminal domain-containing protein — MKRTYLILLLVVAAAAALGMFIAEHTGYVLISWKSFRYESSLWLFLAVLAGLFAVLYGLRTLIKMLLVSTGLINPWSQRNQKRRVRLASEQGMLDLAQGQWKDALRHLRRAAQGESKPLVYLLGAANAAEKLGYSDEADQLLEQALIKQPAAEVAIALSHADLQLQRGDDAGAQDTLQAMHELHPEHPEVLLRLQALLRQRQEWSALIALLPALRKCKRLNSQQLQNIEYQAWSGRLADASHSDNSQDALHALKALDQAWHKLSSKLKLDPQLVAAYCTELLRLNAHEQAESLLRHTLKNNLNDDLIELYGRTQAQDGARQLKLAESWLKQEPQNPILLRALGRLSLRNQLWGKARDYFESSLRLKRQAHTCAELARLLSHLGDSQRSNQLFAESFQLLEQSLPALPQPLLQKDPA; from the coding sequence ATGAAGCGCACCTATCTCATCTTATTGCTAGTAGTCGCCGCTGCTGCTGCACTGGGCATGTTTATCGCTGAGCACACCGGTTACGTGCTGATTTCCTGGAAATCATTTCGCTATGAGTCCAGCCTCTGGTTATTTTTAGCCGTCCTCGCTGGACTTTTTGCCGTGCTATACGGCTTACGCACGCTAATTAAAATGCTGTTAGTGTCAACTGGGCTGATCAACCCGTGGTCACAACGCAATCAAAAGCGCCGTGTCCGCCTGGCATCCGAGCAAGGCATGCTTGATCTTGCCCAAGGCCAATGGAAAGACGCCTTGCGCCACCTGCGCCGAGCAGCACAAGGGGAAAGCAAACCTTTGGTGTACTTGTTAGGTGCAGCCAATGCGGCAGAAAAACTAGGTTACAGCGACGAAGCCGACCAGTTGCTAGAGCAAGCGTTAATCAAGCAACCTGCGGCAGAAGTTGCAATTGCTTTATCCCATGCAGATTTACAACTGCAGCGCGGTGACGATGCCGGTGCACAAGACACCCTACAAGCCATGCATGAATTGCATCCTGAACATCCAGAAGTACTGCTACGCTTGCAAGCGCTATTGCGTCAGCGCCAAGAGTGGTCAGCACTGATTGCCCTGCTGCCCGCCTTGCGCAAATGCAAACGTTTAAACAGCCAGCAACTGCAAAACATTGAGTATCAAGCTTGGTCAGGCCGCCTCGCAGACGCCTCACACAGCGACAATAGCCAAGATGCCCTACATGCTCTCAAGGCCCTTGATCAAGCTTGGCACAAGCTCTCTAGCAAGCTCAAACTTGATCCGCAGTTAGTCGCAGCCTACTGCACTGAGCTGCTGCGTCTTAACGCCCATGAGCAAGCCGAGTCACTGCTGCGCCACACGCTTAAAAATAACTTAAATGATGACCTCATCGAGCTTTATGGCCGCACCCAAGCACAAGATGGCGCACGGCAACTTAAATTGGCTGAAAGCTGGCTCAAACAAGAACCGCAAAACCCAATCTTATTGCGTGCCTTAGGACGTTTAAGCTTACGCAACCAACTCTGGGGTAAGGCCCGTGACTATTTTGAAAGCAGTTTACGCCTCAAGCGTCAGGCCCATACTTGCGCAGAGCTGGCCCGCTTACTCAGTCATCTTGGTGATAGCCAGCGCAGTAATCAGTTGTTTGCGGAAAGTTTTCAGCTCCTAGAGCAATCTTTACCCGCGCTACCGCAACCGCTACTACAAAAAGACCCAGCATAG
- the hemC gene encoding hydroxymethylbilane synthase, translating into MSLSQEPITELRIATRKSALALWQAEFVKAELEAAHPQLSVTLVPMVSRGDQLLDSPLAKIGGKGLFVKELQSALMSKTADIAVHSMKDVPMEFPEGLGLYCVCEREDPRDAFVSNKYNNLAELPEGSIVGTSSLRRQAQILAQRPDLVVNFLRGNVNTRLAKLDAGEYDAIILAAAGLLRLGFADRIRSSLDVSSNLPSGGQGAVGIECRSADKAIHELLKPLHHADTAYRVTAERALNRHLNGGCQVPIACYAVLEGDELWLRGFVGQPDASVLLYAERRAHKSEAEALGVAVAEDLLAQGAGEILAVLYAEETPVQ; encoded by the coding sequence ATGTCTTTGAGCCAAGAACCTATTACCGAACTGCGTATTGCCACCCGTAAAAGCGCCCTAGCACTTTGGCAAGCAGAGTTTGTGAAAGCTGAACTTGAGGCAGCTCACCCTCAGCTCAGCGTCACTTTAGTGCCGATGGTCAGCCGTGGCGACCAACTGCTGGACTCACCCTTAGCTAAGATTGGCGGTAAAGGCCTGTTCGTAAAAGAGCTACAAAGCGCCCTGATGTCAAAAACAGCCGACATTGCCGTGCACTCGATGAAAGATGTGCCTATGGAGTTTCCTGAAGGTTTGGGTTTGTACTGCGTCTGTGAGCGCGAAGATCCACGCGACGCCTTTGTTTCCAACAAGTACAACAACCTCGCTGAGCTGCCGGAGGGCAGTATCGTCGGTACTTCTAGTCTGCGCCGCCAAGCGCAAATTTTAGCCCAGCGCCCAGACCTCGTGGTGAATTTTCTCCGCGGCAACGTTAATACTCGCTTAGCCAAGCTCGATGCTGGCGAGTACGATGCAATTATTCTCGCTGCCGCAGGTTTATTACGTTTAGGTTTTGCTGATCGTATTCGCAGCAGCCTTGATGTCAGCAGCAATTTACCGTCCGGTGGTCAAGGTGCTGTTGGCATTGAGTGCCGCAGTGCGGACAAGGCCATTCATGAACTGCTTAAGCCTTTACACCATGCCGACACCGCCTACCGCGTCACTGCCGAACGCGCACTCAACAGGCACCTCAACGGTGGCTGCCAAGTGCCTATCGCATGCTATGCGGTTTTAGAAGGTGATGAGTTGTGGCTGCGCGGTTTTGTCGGCCAACCCGACGCATCAGTTTTACTCTATGCCGAGCGACGCGCCCATAAAAGTGAAGCTGAAGCCTTAGGTGTTGCTGTTGCAGAAGATCTTTTAGCTCAGGGGGCCGGCGAAATTCTGGCGGTGCTCTACGCTGAAGAGACGCCAGTCCAGTGA
- a CDS encoding uroporphyrinogen-III synthase, producing the protein MKQWRLLITRPTEDSAVLAKLLAEQQIYSSSLPLLEIQALPETPAQRSLMLNLDQYCAVIVVSKPAANLGLQRVDQYWPQPPVQQHWFSVGAGTGQILAEYGLAVSWPEQGDDSEALLALPKFLETLDTPNPRVLVLRADVGRNFLSEQLQQRGVQVDFLPLYRRRLPVYPTDTLVTRIQQEQLNGLVVSSEQGLRHLIELAGNKWPQLAALALFVPSPRVAKIAQDLGAQHVIDCRGANNQALLNALAAQPAPSA; encoded by the coding sequence GTGAAGCAATGGCGTTTGTTGATTACGCGGCCAACAGAGGATAGCGCGGTACTGGCTAAGCTGTTGGCTGAACAACAGATTTACAGCAGCAGTTTACCTTTGCTAGAAATCCAAGCGCTGCCAGAAACCCCTGCGCAGCGCAGCTTAATGCTCAATCTTGACCAATACTGCGCAGTGATTGTCGTCAGCAAACCCGCTGCCAACCTAGGCTTGCAGCGCGTTGATCAGTATTGGCCGCAACCACCCGTGCAGCAACATTGGTTTAGTGTGGGTGCCGGCACTGGGCAAATTCTGGCGGAGTATGGCTTAGCGGTCAGCTGGCCAGAACAAGGGGATGACAGTGAGGCTTTATTAGCCCTACCTAAGTTTTTAGAAACCTTAGATACCCCTAATCCTCGAGTTTTAGTGCTGCGTGCTGATGTGGGCCGCAACTTTCTTTCCGAACAATTGCAACAGCGCGGCGTTCAGGTGGATTTTTTACCGCTTTATCGCCGACGCTTACCGGTTTATCCTACAGATACCTTAGTTACTCGTATCCAACAAGAACAACTCAATGGTCTGGTGGTCAGTAGCGAACAAGGATTACGCCATTTAATTGAACTGGCTGGTAATAAGTGGCCTCAACTGGCTGCTTTAGCACTCTTTGTGCCCAGTCCGCGCGTCGCTAAAATCGCCCAAGACCTAGGTGCGCAGCATGTTATTGATTGCCGTGGCGCGAATAATCAAGCGTTATTAAACGCTCTCGCCGCGCAACCCGCACCATCAGCATAA
- a CDS encoding uroporphyrinogen-III C-methyltransferase, translating into MTKPSDKSEVKADAVENTAKSANNPSAAQAKQSSEHNSSAKAASKPTPANAAAPGKGLVILALVFGLGGLAAGGWSVLQVQTAGEYSAQQQQQLANMTAQTTDLTEREQQLSKTLAQMPTANQLQQGRELLAHVQAEQQQLSQRLETILGASRQDWRLAEAEHLLRMASLRLSALHDTNSARFLLEAADQILMEQNDPAAFAAREQLARSITALKSTGGLDRTGLFVRLGALYQQANLLTHLAPEFIQSQGQHAATAQGDGPSRWAEWWEKISRYVRIDFNADEQVQPLLAGQSLTQVRLALGLSIEQAQWAALNGATEVYQQALQQALAILDAHFSPKDPNVSSLREQIGELKEQKVSQELPDLNAALITLEAYIDTRSAPQEASAEESK; encoded by the coding sequence ATGACCAAACCCTCAGATAAGTCGGAAGTCAAAGCGGATGCAGTCGAAAATACTGCCAAATCAGCTAATAACCCCAGCGCTGCGCAAGCTAAGCAGTCTAGCGAGCACAACAGCAGCGCCAAGGCAGCCAGCAAACCAACGCCAGCAAACGCAGCTGCGCCCGGCAAAGGCTTAGTTATTCTAGCCTTAGTTTTTGGTTTGGGCGGATTGGCGGCCGGTGGCTGGAGCGTGCTGCAAGTGCAAACCGCCGGTGAGTATAGCGCACAACAGCAACAGCAGTTAGCCAATATGACTGCGCAAACCACAGACTTAACTGAGCGCGAACAGCAACTGAGCAAAACCCTTGCGCAAATGCCAACGGCAAACCAACTGCAGCAGGGTCGCGAACTCTTAGCTCACGTCCAAGCCGAGCAGCAACAATTGTCTCAGCGCTTAGAAACCATTTTAGGTGCCAGCCGCCAAGACTGGCGTCTAGCGGAAGCAGAACACTTACTGCGCATGGCCAGCTTACGTTTAAGCGCATTACACGACACCAATAGCGCGCGCTTTCTATTAGAAGCCGCTGACCAAATTTTAATGGAGCAAAACGATCCAGCAGCTTTTGCTGCCCGTGAGCAATTAGCTCGCAGTATCACTGCTTTAAAAAGCACTGGTGGCCTAGATCGGACCGGTTTATTTGTGCGCTTAGGCGCTTTATACCAACAAGCCAATTTGCTCACCCACTTAGCCCCAGAGTTTATCCAGAGCCAAGGCCAGCACGCAGCAACCGCGCAAGGTGATGGCCCTAGTCGCTGGGCCGAGTGGTGGGAGAAAATTTCACGTTATGTGCGTATCGACTTTAATGCTGACGAACAAGTACAGCCCCTACTCGCAGGACAAAGCCTAACGCAAGTACGTTTAGCTTTGGGCTTATCGATCGAACAAGCCCAATGGGCCGCACTCAACGGCGCCACAGAGGTTTACCAACAAGCCTTGCAACAGGCTTTAGCCATTCTTGATGCGCACTTTAGCCCAAAAGATCCTAACGTTAGCAGTCTAAGAGAGCAGATTGGCGAGCTAAAAGAACAAAAAGTGAGCCAAGAACTGCCCGATTTAAACGCTGCCCTTATCACCTTAGAAGCTTATATCGACACCCGCTCAGCCCCGCAAGAAGCTAGTGCAGAGGAGTCTAAGTAA
- a CDS encoding LytR/AlgR family response regulator transcription factor, translating to MKVLIADDEPLARERLARLVEQIPHFTLLQPCAENGHQALQLVDSLQPDVLLLDIAMPGLDGLQVAAQLCEQPHAPAVIFCTAHDEFALQAFAVSAIDYLVKPVRVEQLQTALEKAQRLNPMQLAALARAPKTNNTERTHLSARTHKGIELIPIEHVIHFLADNKYVTLRHIHGETLLDESLKSLEEEFGERFVRIHRNALVSRKHIERLQRTAQGHYELHLRDIDEALTVSRRHVAAVRKLMDKL from the coding sequence ATGAAAGTATTAATCGCTGATGATGAACCTCTAGCGCGCGAACGTTTAGCGCGCTTAGTAGAACAAATACCGCACTTTACTCTGTTACAACCGTGCGCCGAGAATGGTCACCAAGCACTACAGTTGGTGGACAGCTTGCAGCCCGATGTTTTGCTGCTCGATATTGCTATGCCGGGGCTGGATGGTTTACAAGTCGCCGCGCAGCTGTGCGAGCAACCCCATGCGCCAGCAGTCATTTTTTGCACTGCCCATGATGAGTTTGCCCTACAAGCCTTTGCCGTTAGCGCTATTGATTACTTGGTAAAACCGGTGCGCGTGGAACAGCTGCAAACAGCTTTAGAAAAAGCCCAGCGCCTCAACCCTATGCAGTTAGCCGCTCTAGCCCGCGCGCCGAAAACCAACAATACAGAACGGACACACCTCAGCGCCCGCACCCACAAAGGCATCGAGCTCATTCCCATTGAGCATGTGATACATTTCTTAGCCGATAACAAATATGTGACTTTACGCCACATACACGGCGAAACTTTACTTGATGAGTCACTTAAATCCTTAGAGGAAGAATTTGGCGAACGCTTTGTTCGCATTCACCGCAACGCCCTTGTCAGCCGTAAGCATATCGAGCGCTTGCAACGCACTGCACAAGGCCATTACGAACTGCATTTGCGTGATATTGACGAGGCATTAACGGTGAGCCGCCGCCATGTTGCAGCAGTACGCAAGCTTATGGATAAACTTTAA
- a CDS encoding disulfide bond formation protein B has translation MQLPATRLLFLLAFLGCAAIIGFALYLEHSVGLVPCPLCHVQRFAVLLFAVVCLLATVHNPARLGQRIYGLLAMLAAGFGIATAGRQIWLQGLPEDQLPACLPPFEFMLEAFPLQEIISKMLHGTADCAEVNWTLLGLNIAELSMLSFIAMLIFGLFVVLRKAKG, from the coding sequence ATGCAACTACCAGCCACCCGATTATTATTTTTATTGGCATTTTTAGGCTGTGCAGCAATTATCGGCTTTGCTCTATATCTTGAGCACAGCGTCGGTTTAGTTCCTTGCCCACTTTGCCATGTGCAGCGTTTTGCAGTGTTGCTGTTTGCTGTAGTCTGTTTACTGGCCACCGTGCACAATCCAGCCCGTCTTGGGCAACGCATCTACGGGCTATTAGCCATGCTTGCCGCTGGTTTTGGTATCGCCACTGCAGGGCGGCAAATCTGGCTACAAGGCTTACCGGAAGACCAGCTCCCAGCATGTCTGCCACCATTTGAGTTTATGCTGGAAGCCTTTCCGCTGCAGGAAATCATCAGCAAAATGCTGCACGGCACCGCTGATTGTGCAGAAGTAAACTGGACGCTACTGGGACTCAACATTGCCGAGTTAAGCATGCTCAGCTTTATTGCTATGCTGATTTTCGGCCTATTTGTCGTGCTACGTAAAGCCAAGGGCTAA